From the genome of Triticum aestivum cultivar Chinese Spring chromosome 1A, IWGSC CS RefSeq v2.1, whole genome shotgun sequence:
ggtatacctcctattttagatccggaagcaaaagtgattgtttctagaaatgggtcctttctcgaggaaaagtttctctcgaaagaattgagtgggaggatggtggagacttgattaggttattgaaccgtcacttcaactagtgtgtagcagggcacaagaagttgttcctgtggaacctacaccaattgaagtggaagcttatgatagtgatcatgaaacttcggatcaagacACTACCAAAcatcataggtcgacaaggatgtgtacaacttcagagtggtacgtaatcctgtcttggaagtcatgttgctagacaacaatgaacctacgagctatggagaagcgatggtgggcccggattccgaagaatggctcgaggccataaaatccgagaaaggatccatgtgtaaaacaaagtatagactttgaaagaactacttgatggtcgtaaggctgttgggtgcagatggattttaaaaggaagacggacaatgatggtaagtgtcaccattaagaaagctcgacttgtcgttaagatgtttctcgacaagttcaaggagttgactacgatgagactttctcactcgtagcgatgctaagagtctgttggaattatgttagcagttactgcattatttatgaaatcttgcagataggatgtcaaaacattgtttcctcgacgattttcttgaggaaaggttgtatgtgatacaaccagaaggttttgtcaatcctgaaagatgctaacaagtatgcaaagctccagcaatccttctaaggactggagtaagcatctcagagttggaatgtacaatttgatgagatgatcaaagattttgggtttatacaaagtttatgagaaacttgtatttccaaagaagtgagtgggagcactatagaatttttgatgagtatatgttgttaacatattgttgatcagaaatgatgtagaatttctggaaagcatgcagggttatttgaaaagtatttttcaatagaaaacctagattaagctacttgaacattgagcatcaagatctataaggatagatcaaaaacgcttaatattactttcaaatgaatacatatcatgacaagattttgaagtagttcaaaatagatcagcaaagaaggagttcttggctgtgttacaaggtgtgagtattgagtaagactcaagacctaaccacggcagaagagagagaaaggacgaaggtcgtcccctatgctttagacgtaagCTCTACAGTATGCTACGTTGTGtatcgcacctgaagtgtgccttgccatgagttagtcaaggggtacaagagtgatctaggaatggatcacatgacagcggtcgaacttatccttagtaactagtggactaaggaattttcccgattatggaggtggtaaaagagttcgtcgtaaagggttacgtcgatacaaactttgacactaatccggatgactctgagtggtaaaccggatttgtatagtagagcagttatttggaatagctcaaagtagcacgtggtagctgcatctataatatgacatagagatttgcaaagcacacatggatctgaaaggttcagacccattgactaataaacccCTCTCACAAGAAAGATATGAACAAACcctatgggtgttggattcattacaatcacatagtgatgtgaactagattattgactctagtgcaagtgggagactgttggaaatatgccctagaggcaataataaaatggttattattgtatttccttgttcatgataattgtctattgttcatgctataattgtattatccggaaaccgtaatacatgtgtgaatacatagaccacaacatgtccctagtaagcctctagttgatcgtgtagttcgttgatcaatagatggtcatggtttcctgaccatggacattggatgtcattgataacgggatcacatcattaggagaatgatgtgatggacaagacccaatcctaagcatagcacaagattgtgtagttcgtttgctagagcttttctaacgtcaagtatcatttccttagaccatgagattgtgcaactcccggataccataggagtgctttgggtatatcaaacatcacaacgtaactgggtgactataaaggtgcactacaggtatctccgaaagtgtctgttggattggcacgaatcgagactaggatttgtcactccgtatgacgaagaggtatctctgggcccactcggtaatgcatcatcataatgagctcaatgtgactaaggagttagtcacgggatcatgcattatagaatgagtaaagtgacttgccagtaatgagattgaacgaggtattgggataccgacgatcgaatctcgggcaagtaacataccgattgacaaagggaattgaatacgggattgatcgaatccccgacattgtggttcatccgatgagatcatcgtggaacatgtgggagccaatatgggtatccagatcccgctattggttattggccggagaggtgtctcggtcatgtctgcatggttcgcgaacccgtaggatctacacacttaaggttcggtgacgctagagttgttatgggaaatagtatgtggttaccgaaggtagttcggagtcccggacgagattccggacatcacgaggagttccggaatggtccggcggtgaagatcgatatattggacgaagggtattggagtccggaagtgttccgggggtaccaggctatggccagcatgaccgaaaggtgttttgggagccccggcaagtgttggagggcctcatgggccaaaggggaaggggcaaaccagcccactaaggggtggtgcgccccccacaccctttcccacgttacatggggaggtggggcgcctccacctggcttgggaggcaagcctccacctgcttggcttggggggcaagtctccctaggattttccctagggagatccaatctgcctggccgccgcccctaggggaaaccctagggcgcctccccctctccccttgcccctatatatagtggaggggtgggagggcagccgcagccctccctcctcctacacctcctcctcctccatagtgcttggcgaagccctgctggagaaccactagctccattgccaccatgatgtcgtgctgctggagttctccctcaacttctcctctccccttgctggatcaagaaggaggagacgtccccgggctgtacgtgtgttgaacgcggaggcgccgtccgttcggtgctagatcggatcttccgcgatttgaatcgccgcgagtacgactccatcaagattagcgatcttcaagggtatgaagatgcactccctctctctcattgctagcatctcctagattgatcttggtgacacgtaggaaaattttgaattattgctacgttccccaacaaagattATATATGAGAAGCGGGAGTTCAACACAGATACTCATAATCTAGCTAAGGCAGCCTCTTCCCTCTCTTTTGGGCGCCATTTGTGGCTCTCTAATTTTCCCAATATTACATGTATTCCTACCAATGTTCTAAACTCTGATGGCAAAAGAAGAGGGACGTCTAGTATGTCGTCGTTAGGGTTTCCTAGCCCTGGCGATCTGGAGGCGTATGCCcagccgccaccaccgccgtgccGGCCGTGTGTGGCCTTCCTTCCGCGCCTAGGGAAAGCCTAGGAGTCGGAATTGTGGCGGCCGAGTCCGCCGAGTGGTCGTGCGACCCCTCGTGGCCCCGAGACTCCGCGGTATGCAAGATGGGTTCTGGGTGCCCTAACCCCGGACGCAAGGCTGAGACACAGTCTGCCTACAAAAACCCATCTAGGGGCCGCCGACGAACTGACGGGGCCGGTGGAGCCCCGTCAGGAGCAATGAATCTCCTCAGTTGGAACTGCCGAGGGGGTGGGAACTCTCGGACAGTTCGTGACCTTGTGAGTCTAGTGCAGGCTCACTCCCCGAGTATCGTTTTTCTTTGTGAGAATAGGCAGTCTAAGAACAAGATGAATCGTCTTCGTGCTAGGTTAGGTTTGAGAGGTTTTGATGCTTTTGACTGTGTCGGTCGTAGTGGTGGTCTTGCTTTTTATTGGCATGAGTCTTTGAGTCTTGATGTAAAAGAAATAAATGAATGATATATTGATGCGTATGTAACTGGTAAGGTGGGTGAGCCACCCTGGAGGCTTACCTGTGTCTACGGCGAGCCACGGACAGAGGACCGTCATCGCATGTGGTCCCTTCTCCGTGATCTTCACCAAAAGGCCAACATGCCGTGGGTCGTTGTGGGAGACTTTAACGAAGCGATGTGGAGTTTTGAGCACTTCTCCGACACACCGCGTTCAGCAGGTCAGATGCTTGATTTCAGAGATGTTCTTGAGGTTTGTGGTTTGGGCGACCTTGGTTTTGCAGGTCTGCCTTATACTTTTGATAATTGTCGTGGGGGGCGGGCTAATGTAAAGGTCCGCCTCGACTGCGCTGTGGCCAACAACATGTGGAGAGATGTCTTCGCTCATGCCAGGGTGGAGCACCTGGTGGCGCCCAGCTCCGACCACTTGCCCATCTTGCTTCGATGCGCGCTCGAGGAGACGAGCCAGGCAACAGGCAGGAGATGTAGACAGTATGAGGTAATGTGGGAACGGGACCCATCCCTGCCCGAGGTAATTATGAACACATGGACTGAGTTGGGTGCTATGCTGAATCTTGGTGATATTGCTTCCGGTTTGGGTAActtgatgaaaaaattgcaagACTGGAGCCGCAAAATTTTTGATAATGTGATTAAGGAAATTAACAAATCTCGCTCCCACTTGGAGGAGCTTATGTCGATGAATGCAGATAGGAAGGACATACGGGAGGAGACCGACCGCATGAACGAGCTGCTATACAGAGAGGAGATGTTGTGGATGCAGCGGTTTCGTATTGCATGGCTGAGGGAAGGCGACCGCAACACTCAGTTTTTTCACTAGAAAGCGATGTGGCGTGCGCGGAAAAATTGCATTAAGGCACTCATTGATGAGGTAGGGGTCACGTACAGGGACCATGGTTCCATGGCGGCTATGGCCACGGCCTACTTTTCTAAGCTTTTTACTGCTGATTCTTTTCTATGTGCGGATCCAGTTATAGATTTGATACAGACTCGTGTGACTGACAGTATGAATGATGGCCTGTGCGCAGATTTTTCAGACAAGGAAGTAGCTGATGCTCTCTTCCAGATTGGACCACTCAAGGCGCCAGGGCCGGATGGATTCCCAGCCCGCTTCTTCCAGAGGAACTGGGCAGTTATGAGAGAACAGGTTATGGCAGTAGTGCGGGAATTTTTTCGTATAGGGATCATGCCTAAGGGGGTGAATGACACTTCCATTGTTCTCATCCTGAAGGTGGATAACCCGGAGAGGCTAACTGAGTTTCGTCCAATAAGCCTATGCAAAGTCATATATAAGGTGGTGTCAAAGTGTTTGGTGAATCGACTGAGACCTATTTTGGATAATATTATCTCTCCTCAACAAAGTGCATTTGTCCCTGGAAGGATGATTACAGATAATGCACTAATTGCCTTTGAGTGTTTCCACTTTATTCAGCAAGAGAAGGACCCTAGCAAGAGCTTCTGTGCATATAAGCTGGATTTATCAAAAGCTTATGACAGGATGGACTGGATCTTCTTGGAGCGAATGATGAAAAAGATGGGCTTCGCTCGCCGGTGGGTGGACTGGATTATGGCTTGCGTCACCTCGGTGAGATATACAGTGAAATTCAATGGAACCCTCTTGGAATCATTTGCACCGTTGCGCGGGCTATGGCAAGGTGATCCTTTGTCCCCGTTTTTGTTCCTGTTTGTGGCTGATGGTCTATCTGCATTGTTGAATGATGGAGAGCAAAGAGGAGATTATACCCCGCTAAAAATATGCCGAAGAGCGCCGGGAGTGTCTCACTTATTATTCACAGATGATACGTTGCTCTTCTTCAAGGCAGAGGCAGACCAAGCTAAAAAGGTCCAACAAGTGCTAAATACATATGCAAAGGCCACTGGACAATTTATTAATTCGTCTAAATGTAGTGCCCTGTTTGGCACTTCGTGTCCAGCCATGATGCAAGACGTGGTGAGAGATATTCTCCATATTGGTACTGTTACTTTTGAGGAAAGGTACCTAGGCCTTCCAACGCCCGAGGGTCGCATGTCGCGAGGTAAATTTCAGAATGTGCAGTCCCGGTTGTTGAAAAGGATTATTGCGTGGGGCGATACCCTCTCTCTAGCTGGCAAGGAGACTATGATCAAGGCGGTAGCTCAGGCCATCCCTACGTATATTATGAGCCTTTTCAAGTTACCTATGTCTGTCTGCGATGATCTAAACAGAATGGTCCGGAATTTTTGGTGGGGGGCATCGGAAGGCAAGCGGAAAACACATTGGATAGCATGGTCAAGGATCCAAGCTCAAAAAAGCAAGGGTGGTTTGGGATTCAGAGATTTCCGCCTCTTCAACCAGGCGTTCCTGGCGAGACAGGCTTGGCGTTTGCTAACTAATCCCACCAGCTTGTGTGTGCAGGTTCTCAAGGCACGGTACTATCACGACGGGCGCCTCGAAGATACGGTATTCTCAGGGAATGCATCTCCGACTTGGCAGGCGATTTAGCACGGCCTCGAGCTCTTGAAAAAGGACATCATATGGCGCGTCAGGGGCGGGCAGGACATCCGCATTTGGCGAGACCGGTGGCTGCCTAGGGAGCCATCACGCCAACCCATATCCCTGCAGGGTACGTGCCGCCTAaggagggtagcggagctcctggaTGGCGAGGGGTCCTGGCGCATGGACCTGCTCCACCGCTACTTCCTCCCTGCGGATGTCGACATCATCACCAGTATCCGTACGTCGACCCGCGTCACCGAGGATATTATTGCATGGGCACCGGAGAGGAACGGTATCTTCACCGTTCGGTCCGCCTACTGCCTGGCCATGGATGAGCGCGAGCGTCCTTCGGCTTCCACCacgagcagggcaccggatggtcgtcgcgccatctagaagatcatatgggggtgccctgctcccccCAAGGTACGCGTGTTCGCTTGGAGAGTCGCCACCAACTCACTTGCTACTTGGGCCAATAAAGCCTCGCGACACCTCGAGCTTACTGACATTTGCCCCTTGTGTGGTGTTGAACGCGAGGATGGATTCCATGCGCTTTGCAGGTGTCCCCTGGCAAGAGAGCTCTGGCGAGTTATGACCTTGGACTGGAACATCCCCAAGGTGGAGGCCATCGTCAACACTGGCCCAGAGTGGATCTTTTCACTGCTGAACCCCTTGGATGAGACGGCGAGACTGGTGGTGCTCATGACTATGTGGAGAGTATGGCATGTTCGCAATGAGATCACACACGACAAGGCGCCACCCACTGCCGAAGCCTCTCGACGCTTTTTGCACGGATACATCAACTCACTCTTGTGCATACAGCAACATCCTGATGGTAACCTAGAGAAAGGGAAGATGGTGGTCCTACCTTCACCACCACGCGCTCCAGAAAGTACGGCGCCCAAGGTGCGCGCACACTGGGTACCGCCCCAGCCGGGCTGGGTTAAGTTGAACACGGATGGGAGCTACATAGCGGCCACAGGTGCGACGGGAGGACGTGTGATCATGCGTGATGACAGAGGCGAGATCATCTACAGCGCATGTAGGGAGCTACGTACATGCGACAACGCTTTAGAAGCGGAGCTAGCAGCGTGCAGAGAAGGCTTGGAGCTGGCCTTGCACCGATCTAGCCTACCTATTCTGGTTGAGATGGATAGCGCGGAGGCGGTGTCGATGATTACAGCACGCGAGATGGATAGATCATCACATTGTGCACTTATAGAGGAGATTCGTAGGTTGGCTCGAAGCGATGCTAGGGAGATCTCTTTTACTCTTTGTAGCCGTCTGCAGAACAGGATTAGTCATGAGCTGGCCGCCTATGGCCGTAGCACTCCGCGCACAGCAGTCTGGCTTACTGCCGGGATGAATTTTGTTGTAAACCTGGCTCTCGCTGAGAAGCCTCCTTGAGTAATGAGAATTccttttttcccgcaaaaaaatgttCTAAACTCTGAATAAAGGAGCAGTTATCTAAAAAAAAAGATGAACTCTTATTACAAtcgtttttcaaaaaaaaaattatggGGTAGGATGGCCGGAGTAGCCGCCTTGACCAGTTCGTGCGTCACTGATCACGTGTGTAAACCTCTTGTGCTTGTTTCACCCGTGTAAAATAAAGGAGGAGAGcccttcaaaaaaaaagaaaaaagaggagaggcgTCTGTTGAACGGACTCTGATCACGCGTGTAAAACTCCTGTGCTCGTTTCAGAAGCTGGTCTAAAAGCCAGAAAGGTCtgaccgcctccgcctccgcgtACGTCCCCAACTCGGTCgaacgccgccgctgccgccgccggggCTCTCCACCGCGATCCCAGATGGCGGCGCGAATCGCGATCATCAACGAGGATAGGTGCAAGCCCAAGAAGTGCCGCCAGGAGTGCAGGAAGAGCTGCCCCGTCGTCAAGACCGGTGAGGACCCATCATCCCGTACTCTCTCTCGTGTAAAGCCCTAAATCCGCCCTTCGCGTCGTGGTCTCGATTTGGCCGGCGCTGATCGATGCGCTCCTTCCCGTGCTCGTTGGCGAATTGGGCACAGCCTCGATTTCTATGAGCTCTCAATTTGCTGGCCATAATCAACTTGTTTACGCCCCGGCGGCTCGGGAATCAAATTCCCCACGATCGACCCCACCGGCGTCGGGGCATCTCATATGAGCGCCTTGTGCTGCTGCATATTAAGTTGTTTTGACACGATTATATTCTCCGTGAAGTAAATCCACCTATCTTCCTGCCTTCAACTGGATTGTTATGACAACGTCGTGAGATGGTGGTTTGTTATGCAGGGAAGCATTGTATTGAAGTTACTCCGGCGTCCAAGTCCGCGTTCATCTCTGAAGAGCTGTGCATTGGTTGTGGTATTTGCGTCAAGGTACATGCCTTGTAATTAGGCTTGATCAATGTAGCTGTTAAAATGTGTGGTTCCCTATGTGTATGTACTGTTGATATAATTGTCTTATGCACTTGTGCTGTCTGCATTCCTTGCTTCAGAAATGCCCATTTGGTGCCATTCAGATCATCAACCTCCCAAAAGATTTGGATAAAGATACCACCCATCGCTATGGCCCAAATACCTTCAAATTGCACAGGTAATTTGCTCGAAAGGTTGCTGTCGTCTGTTATGCTTGAAGCTGCCCTTATCCAGAATTATTGCTGATGATCTAGTGCTTGCAGGTTGCCTGTTCCGAGACCTGGCCAGGTTTTGGGCCTTGTTGGAGCCAATGGAATTGGAAAGTCGACAGCTCTTAAGGTGTTATGTGGCAAGTTGAAACCTAATTTGGGGAAATTCGATGTATAATCCCTGTCTCCTACCTTGTTTCTTTTCCATGTGTTGCTACCACCTCGGTTTCTTTTGGGATAAAAAGTTTGTTTTGTTTCATCCTTCTTTTATGAACTGTGCAAGCGATTGTTATTTAGCTTTGTATCTTCTTTTGTTTTGCAGAATCCGCCTGACTGGCAGGAAATCCTTACATACTTCCGGGGGTCTGAACTTCAGAATTACTTTACGCGTCTGTTGGAGGATAATCTCAAGGTGCTTTTTACTCATTATGTTAGGTCGTTCAGACACTGAGACACATATATAGGAAGCTCTCAATGTCCTCTTTACAATAAAAGCACACTTGCTGTGTTGTTTTTCTGTTCTGTACCATCATATACATTGTTATAAAGCATCTTCGGTACACCCGAATATGCAATCGAAGTAGGCTAGTAGCAATGTTCTCTTCCACCTATATACATTCAGCCATAGGAGTGTGCATAGTCTAATATTGTTGAGGTCCTGGAGCTGTTACTGTGCTCTTAGTTACTTCATGACACATATTATGGCATATTATGACAGTCTGTTTCAGTATACGATTATGTGCTGTGGTTTTCACTATTGAACATTTCTGATCCCACTCTACTTCTCTAGGCAATCATAAAGCGTCAAGACGTTGAAAGCATTCCGAAAGCAGTTCAAGGGAATGTCGGTCAACTACTTGACAAGTTAGACCAGAGGGGTGTTAAAGCTCAATTGTGCATTGACCTTGAATTGAACCAAGTTCTGGACCGGAATGTAGAAGATCTTTCCGGTGGTGAGCTGCAGAGATTTGCCATAGCAGGCACTGCTGCACAAAGTGCAGACATTTACATGTTTGACGAACCATCAGTTTACCTTGATGTCAAGCAGAGGCTTAAAGCTGCACAAGTCATTAGGTCCTTGCTTAGAGCAAACAGGTAATGCATATTTGTTACCATGATTATCTTCCAATACTCTGAAATATAAGCTTTTAGAAGTTCAGTATCAGCTGCTCACGTTCTGGTTTTGTTTTCAGCTATGTAATCGTTGTGGAACATGATTTGAGTGTCTTGGATTACATGTCCGATTTTATTTGCTGTTCGTATGGGAAACCAGGAGCATTTGGTGTAGTTACGCTGCCATTTTCAGTCAGAGAAGGTATCAATGTTTTCCTGGCTGGATTTGTTCCAACAGAAAATCTTCGGTTTCGAGATGAAGCACTTACATTTAAGGTAGGCTAACATATGCACACATGATTGAGAACCCTTTTCAGGATGAAGTTTGTTCTTATGTTAGTGCCAACTTTCAGATTGTCGAGGCCCAGGAAAATGCTGAAGAGATTGAGACATACCAGCGGTACAAGTACCCTACCATGAGCAAAACAATTGGAAATTTCAAGCTCACTGTCATGGAAGGTGAATTCACTGATTCTCAGATTGTTGTGATGCTTGGTGAGAACGGGACAGGGAAAACTACGTTCATCAAAATGCTGGTATGTCTATCTCCACTCCTTCCTCATCACCTCCCATCTCTGATCTCTCTGTCAACATTTTTATCGCTCAAGTCACTGAGAGTCTTGGAATGAATACAAAACAGTCGAAATATAAATTGTATATAAATCATTTTTTTTCCTCATGGCATTTAccatgaggatccatatcaaggtTGTAATAAGTAATGGTGTCTGGTGCTGTGAAGTGTTTTCTCTACCTCTTCTGAAAACTACAGCGAGTTTCCTAGTAATGTTTAAATTCCAAAGGCAATACATAGTGTCTACTAGTAGTACTATAAGCATGCAACGATTCTGGTTCTAGAGTGCCATATCAGCACTAAGTTTAGTATAAAAATGACCCGTGTCAAAATTTACTGTTTTTTCGCTAACATGAATTTGGTGCTGATGGAAACATAATGGATACAATTGAGTTTTCTGTTAGTTCAGATTCTGAACTCAGTTTGATGCATTGTACTTTCTTTTCTACATTTTCTAAGTCAAAAGTGTCTTTTATTACTGTCAGCTTCCTGCAAAGTGTGCATTTTTGTCAAAATTAAGGTTTTACTAGTCCTCGTGATGATGATGCACTGGATGTCTTCTGATTTTATAGGTTTTACAAGATTCCTTAAGTTATGCATTTTTAATCTGGATAAAAGAAGTAATCTATTTGCATCCAATATATTAGACATCTGGTATCTTGTATTCATTGTTTGTTATGACTGTACAGGCTGGGCGGCTGAAGCCAGATACTGTGGAAGGAGCTGAGATTGAAATTCCTAAATTTTATGTGTCCCACAAGCCTCAGCAGCTTGAAACAAAATTCCAGGGCACAGTGAGTCAATTGCTTCATCAGAAAATACCAGAATCATGTACTCATCCTCAATTTAGGTCTGATGTCATTAAACCACTACAAATTGAGCAACTCATGGACCGGGTAGTTACAAATTTATCGGGTGGAGAACGCCAAAGAGTGGCATTATGTCTTTGCCTTGGAAAGGTACTTCCTTCTTTTGCCTGAACTTTTCTAATAGCTTTATAAAATAGATTTTCTTTATGAGAGAATAACATATATATTGTTTCCATGTTCTGTGGTGTTCAAAAGATTCAGGACTtcagggattattatttttgcatatTTAATACTTACTGTCCTTTTTGCCTTTTGTTTTTCTTATTGTATTATATGCAAAATTGATGTCCTACTCTATCAGTATGTACTGCTCTTTGCCTGAGTCTGCCTTTTAGGTAttttatgtactccctccgatccatatttaTTGACGCACACTTAGTACAATTTTGTACTGAAGTTGTACAAAGTATGCGTCAATTAATATGGATAGGAGGCAGTACTTTTTTTCCCCTTTTGCTTTTGTTACCGTGTCGTTTAAAATCTTTTACTATATTGGATACTATATGCATGTTCAACAATCCATATGTGCTTCCCCCTGCTTAAGTGGGATTTTCAGTATATACCAGATACAAAGCACTTGGTCCTTCGTCCTTGTGTACACAGAGCTTCAATCCTGTCAAACATATGCATGTGTTTGTTCAGACTAAGAATGTAAATACTGTCAGCTTGTGGATCCTA
Proteins encoded in this window:
- the LOC123052364 gene encoding ABC transporter E family member 2 translates to MAARIAIINEDRCKPKKCRQECRKSCPVVKTGKHCIEVTPASKSAFISEELCIGCGICVKKCPFGAIQIINLPKDLDKDTTHRYGPNTFKLHRLPVPRPGQVLGLVGANGIGKSTALKVLCGKLKPNLGKFDNPPDWQEILTYFRGSELQNYFTRLLEDNLKAIIKRQDVESIPKAVQGNVGQLLDKLDQRGVKAQLCIDLELNQVLDRNVEDLSGGELQRFAIAGTAAQSADIYMFDEPSVYLDVKQRLKAAQVIRSLLRANSYVIVVEHDLSVLDYMSDFICCSYGKPGAFGVVTLPFSVREGINVFLAGFVPTENLRFRDEALTFKIVEAQENAEEIETYQRYKYPTMSKTIGNFKLTVMEGEFTDSQIVVMLGENGTGKTTFIKMLAGRLKPDTVEGAEIEIPKFYVSHKPQQLETKFQGTVSQLLHQKIPESCTHPQFRSDVIKPLQIEQLMDRVVTNLSGGERQRVALCLCLGKPADIYLIDEPSASLDSEQRIVASKVIKRFIFHAKKTAFVVEHDFIMATYLADKVIVYEGRPSVDCTANAPQTLLSGMNKFLSECREREAGSAARLDRIKEPAPEEVIPTFGTPPEPGVLCRTSPTVIAGRCEMKQHV